In one window of Ruminococcus albus AD2013 DNA:
- a CDS encoding SOS response-associated peptidase, with amino-acid sequence MDIFVHQLKKIDHHIKKEVNLMCTWYYAESKSLSFFIEKAQRLPLAYSIMNAMVKSTKMSGNIRPTDMAAVIAPNKSGNMSIYPMIWGFTHETFKHPLINCRVETADIKEIWHDSWARRRCIIPASWYYEFGVLPSESEFQGVRDERRLKKEKFAIQPEGSEITYLAGLYRFEEHQGAQVPMFAVLTRESVEPVSTIHDRMPLILAKDNLKEWIHPDGDPKKIAKLALTNMVMEKAVDYPEPKPAFMQI; translated from the coding sequence ATGGACATTTTTGTGCACCAACTGAAAAAGATCGACCATCATATTAAAAAAGAGGTGAACCTCATGTGTACCTGGTACTATGCTGAATCAAAATCACTGTCTTTCTTCATCGAAAAGGCACAGCGGCTTCCGCTTGCTTATTCAATAATGAACGCGATGGTAAAGTCAACAAAGATGTCTGGCAACATACGCCCCACGGACATGGCAGCTGTCATTGCACCGAACAAAAGCGGAAATATGAGCATATACCCGATGATCTGGGGTTTTACACACGAAACCTTTAAGCACCCGCTCATCAACTGCCGTGTCGAGACAGCTGACATAAAAGAAATATGGCATGATTCATGGGCAAGACGCAGATGTATCATTCCTGCATCGTGGTACTATGAATTTGGCGTACTCCCATCAGAATCTGAGTTTCAAGGTGTAAGAGACGAAAGGCGCCTCAAAAAAGAAAAGTTTGCTATTCAACCGGAAGGCTCAGAGATCACCTATCTTGCCGGGTTGTACCGGTTTGAAGAACATCAGGGCGCGCAGGTACCGATGTTTGCAGTGCTCACACGGGAATCTGTCGAGCCTGTCAGCACGATTCACGACCGTATGCCACTGATACTTGCGAAGGATAATCTGAAGGAATGGATACACCCTGATGGTGATCCGAAGAAGATAGCCAAGCTCGCATTGACGAACATGGTCATGGAAAAGGCCGTGGATTATCCGGAGCCGAAACCTGCGTTTATGCAGATATAG
- a CDS encoding helicase-related protein — translation MDTQIIISKMNAFLHEASKTLYNWLNDLLPRVTDNWWDECVIPSLSFTQREKVTEKGYTKLSDFDLAALLRIANKSWYNLQTIIYLPSYERETIRKMINVRNNWAHCSTELPGKDVVLQDLNTMLTLIEQFGGSKDTCEEVKSFIKFIEQPDSISTEPFHDKSGDSAGSAESTSNESAGAIKENSLVYLVSDPKVNGIVRSMKDLGDIIQYSVFVNNETRQYYTGQIALAEKPAGYNWISLSEMRSYLTAYQINNPSSQNLYSLNSARIDFVPYQFRPALKMIHSDEPRILIADSVGVGKTIEAGLIIKELEARSDLERVLVICPKPLVAERKWELEMKRFDEEFIPIDGTTLRQIISDTDRDGDWPVRFNKAIIPYSILDSKVYKGESGKRNRIFGLSELDPEPHFDLVIVDEAHHIRNGSDDKEKAFAYKCTKYFCDHSDAVVMLTATPLQTSDNDLFTLLNVLRPDIVVDKDTFNMMSRPNANISRAVHSVRAMEEGWNEKATTELLDLQKTQWGDNVIAENPLYNDILRRLESYEIDREERVKLISDIESLHSFGTMLNRTRRRDIQDFCVRRPHTVSISFTDYQQTLHNELLYFEHTALSTLHNANTVPFMISMIRRQAASCIFGLAPYIRDIISRRMKQLDYDSDVTSEDLDDKSISTISSLARNILSMSENLPDEDPKFEETYNIICKKQEQSNNKIMIFSTFRHTLSYLKGKLSECGFRVEQIDGSVKDDARYELKSRFELPRENEDAIDILLFTEVGSEGLDYQFCDMMINYDLPWNPMKIEQRIGRIDRRGQLSDVVNIYNIITEGTVDADIYHRCLMRIGVFERSIGDCEEILGQIAYDIDSLVYDTALTEEERNRKLEQMADNEVRKMQELNRLEDEEKELFGFDLTELSTSQEIKKAENPWISGYFLQKLIENYITARVGKGQYILGESSLKTLRLSASARQTLRDDLKKLSGGRNALRRTWENYLSGKKPNHGITFDPETASKERDSFFITAMHPLAKQAAQYFGRSEEPHLHLTLSTSEIPSGSYVFSIYAWQYTGYNTYTKLLTVCENEKIAAELPYLLEDASDSESNPDGQFDWTDIEKLHVKMWLEASTKHKRDIKSTESFKLESIANTFRNRIRSLEQQIQDAYDENIKRMRQSELETVREKYSRKNTEIKATAEKADVLPSLLVNGVITIVGD, via the coding sequence ATGGATACTCAGATTATCATAAGTAAGATGAATGCTTTCCTTCATGAAGCTTCAAAAACATTATATAACTGGCTCAATGACCTGCTGCCAAGAGTTACAGATAACTGGTGGGACGAGTGCGTTATTCCTAGTCTGAGCTTTACTCAGCGAGAAAAAGTCACAGAGAAAGGCTATACCAAGCTTTCTGATTTTGACCTTGCTGCATTATTAAGAATTGCGAATAAATCCTGGTATAACCTTCAAACCATTATCTATCTTCCTTCTTATGAGCGTGAAACTATACGTAAAATGATCAATGTGCGAAATAACTGGGCGCATTGCAGTACTGAGTTACCTGGGAAGGATGTAGTACTTCAGGATTTGAATACTATGCTTACCCTCATAGAGCAATTTGGCGGAAGTAAGGATACTTGTGAAGAGGTAAAGAGCTTCATTAAGTTTATAGAACAGCCTGATAGTATTAGTACAGAGCCTTTTCATGATAAATCAGGTGATAGTGCCGGATCAGCGGAGAGTACTTCTAATGAGTCAGCAGGTGCTATTAAAGAAAATAGCCTTGTGTATTTAGTTAGCGACCCTAAGGTCAACGGTATTGTACGATCAATGAAAGATCTGGGAGATATTATTCAGTATAGTGTTTTTGTAAATAATGAAACCAGACAGTACTATACAGGTCAGATTGCACTTGCTGAGAAGCCGGCAGGGTATAATTGGATCAGCCTTTCAGAAATGAGAAGTTACCTTACTGCATATCAGATAAATAATCCTTCATCTCAGAATCTTTATTCGCTTAATTCAGCACGTATTGATTTTGTTCCATATCAGTTCCGTCCTGCACTGAAAATGATACACTCTGATGAACCACGAATTCTGATAGCAGACAGCGTTGGTGTTGGTAAAACAATTGAAGCCGGACTGATAATCAAGGAGCTTGAAGCGAGATCAGATCTGGAGAGAGTGTTGGTTATCTGTCCAAAACCGTTGGTAGCTGAACGTAAATGGGAACTTGAAATGAAAAGGTTCGATGAAGAGTTTATTCCTATAGATGGAACAACTCTCAGACAAATTATTTCCGATACTGACCGTGACGGAGACTGGCCGGTAAGATTTAACAAAGCTATTATTCCTTATTCAATACTTGATTCAAAAGTATATAAAGGTGAGAGCGGCAAAAGGAATCGTATTTTCGGATTATCGGAGCTTGACCCTGAGCCGCACTTTGATCTTGTTATTGTTGATGAAGCACATCATATAAGAAATGGCAGTGATGATAAAGAAAAAGCATTTGCTTACAAGTGTACTAAATATTTTTGTGACCATTCGGATGCAGTTGTAATGCTCACAGCAACGCCTTTACAGACAAGTGATAATGATCTGTTTACGCTTCTTAACGTGCTTCGTCCTGATATTGTTGTGGATAAGGATACGTTTAATATGATGTCGCGCCCGAACGCTAATATTTCCCGTGCCGTTCATTCAGTTCGAGCAATGGAAGAAGGCTGGAATGAAAAGGCGACAACGGAACTGCTTGACCTTCAGAAAACACAATGGGGCGATAACGTTATTGCGGAGAATCCATTGTATAATGATATATTGAGACGTCTTGAAAGCTATGAAATAGACCGTGAAGAACGCGTAAAGCTTATTTCTGATATTGAGTCACTTCACAGCTTTGGAACTATGCTCAACAGAACCCGAAGACGTGATATTCAGGATTTTTGTGTCAGACGTCCCCATACGGTTTCGATTTCATTTACTGATTATCAGCAGACGCTTCATAATGAATTACTATATTTTGAACATACAGCACTTTCTACACTTCACAATGCAAATACAGTTCCTTTTATGATAAGTATGATTCGAAGACAGGCCGCAAGCTGTATTTTCGGACTTGCACCTTATATCAGAGATATTATCAGCAGACGAATGAAGCAGCTTGATTATGATTCTGATGTTACTAGCGAAGATCTTGATGACAAATCAATCAGTACGATTTCATCACTTGCCAGGAATATTCTGAGTATGTCAGAAAATCTTCCTGATGAAGATCCGAAATTTGAAGAGACATATAATATCATCTGTAAAAAGCAGGAACAGTCAAACAATAAAATAATGATTTTCAGTACATTCAGACATACGCTGTCATATTTAAAGGGAAAACTGTCTGAATGCGGATTCAGGGTTGAACAGATCGATGGCAGTGTTAAAGATGATGCTCGCTACGAACTGAAATCACGTTTTGAACTTCCTCGTGAAAATGAAGATGCGATAGATATTCTTTTGTTTACCGAAGTCGGTTCAGAGGGCCTTGACTATCAGTTCTGTGATATGATGATCAATTATGACCTGCCGTGGAATCCTATGAAGATTGAACAGCGAATAGGTCGAATTGACCGTCGTGGTCAGTTAAGCGATGTTGTAAACATCTATAACATTATTACTGAAGGGACTGTAGATGCAGACATTTATCACAGATGTCTTATGCGTATCGGTGTATTTGAGAGAAGCATAGGCGACTGTGAAGAGATCCTCGGACAGATCGCTTACGATATTGATTCACTTGTTTATGATACTGCTCTTACTGAAGAAGAGCGCAACAGAAAGCTTGAACAGATGGCGGATAATGAAGTGCGAAAAATGCAGGAGCTGAACCGCCTTGAAGATGAAGAAAAGGAACTCTTTGGTTTTGATCTAACAGAGCTTTCAACATCTCAGGAAATAAAAAAAGCAGAAAATCCGTGGATATCCGGATACTTCCTGCAAAAACTGATAGAAAACTATATTACTGCCCGGGTCGGTAAAGGACAGTATATTTTAGGTGAATCATCACTGAAAACACTACGCCTTTCTGCGTCAGCAAGGCAGACATTAAGAGATGATCTGAAGAAACTCTCAGGTGGTCGTAATGCACTCAGAAGAACATGGGAAAACTATTTAAGCGGAAAAAAACCTAACCATGGTATAACATTTGATCCGGAGACTGCTTCAAAAGAACGTGACAGCTTCTTCATAACTGCTATGCACCCGCTGGCAAAGCAAGCAGCGCAGTATTTTGGACGTAGTGAGGAACCGCATTTACATCTGACGTTAAGTACCTCCGAGATCCCGTCCGGTTCATACGTTTTTTCGATTTATGCCTGGCAGTATACAGGATATAATACATATACAAAACTGCTTACCGTTTGTGAGAATGAAAAGATTGCTGCAGAATTACCATATCTATTAGAAGACGCTTCTGATTCTGAAAGTAATCCGGATGGTCAGTTTGACTGGACTGACATAGAGAAACTTCATGTTAAGATGTGGCTTGAAGCCAGTACAAAACATAAAAGAGATATTAAATCAACGGAATCGTTTAAACTTGAAAGTATAGCTAATACATTCCGAAACAGGATCCGTTCATTGGAACAGCAGATACAGGACGCATATGACGAGAATATTAAGCGTATGCGTCAAAGTGAGTTGGAGACTGTTCGGGAAAAATATTCTCGAAAGAATACAGAAATAAAAGCAACTGCTGAGAAGGCGGATGTATTGCCTTCTTTATTGGTTAATGGTGTTATTACGATTGTGGGGGAT